GTATTGCAATCGTTGAtagttattctttttttttattttgatggtattgttttttttttttcataattttaagaacACCTAAGAAACGCATAATATGCAAATATACAAGTCAGTGTatccacaaaagtagctgagcaaattcaaaattgaaaacatttctaattttttttttgtttttttgttcatctacttttgtggttgactgtacattcTCGTATACAAGATACTTCCGTCTACTAAAGgaacactaataaaatatttataatattaaacactagCCTGATAGACATGAAAGgttcaatttctttttttcaccaaaaagttttttaccatcaggtgggtgAGATGCGATAAAATGGCTGAACACGCCAAAAAAGTGGTCGAAGCCGGCGACCTGAAAATAATCCCGGAGGTGCACACCAAGACCTGGAACAACTGGATGGACAACATCAGGGACTGGTGCATATCCCGACAGCTGTGGTGGGGACACCAGATACCAGCGTACAAAGTGAATGTTCGTTCGCGAGAGGTCAGTATTGAACcacctttttttaaataggttaaaAATTTATAGTGGTGATAGTTAAGATGAGAACATACTGTCCAGGcctgtggtggactaagccctaagGCCTGAACATCAGACATCCTCTACTCCCTAGGTTCCTATATATCTTATAATCTGCCGGTTGACAAAGCAGCCCTTCATAACAAAATAGTGACATTGCTTGGGTTAAGTATTGGAACAATATCTATACCTTGATGATTGATAAATAAGCcccctaaataaaataaatgtgatttcGGGTGGATACGTATCAGAATACTTGTCTACAACCAGCTGAATGCTATAAATGTGTGTGGTATGCGCGGCAAGGTGTCCCCgacgcgcgcgccgcgccggcgCCGCTCGCGCTCGGGCCGCAAGAAGAGcgcgcgcgtgcgcgtgcgcactcACGCACACGCGCTGCACACCAACCAACCCGTACGTCGACGATAACTTCACACCAGTGTGCACCTACTAGTTTAAACACGCATGCGCTTGATTAAATACTGTTTTAGGGACATACATTATGTTATATGCACGCTTTGgtcatatatttaatttgacgTTTCGGTTTGcttcagttaaaaaaaatgttttatgtttttattttcatttatttgtagtCAAAATGGACCACAATCAAATTTGTTGGACATGCGTAGAtgacatatttttcattattcttGATATTGACCCGTAGTTGGCAGCGTAGTTTATAGTAATAGTCCTTTAGTCAATGCTACATGTTAAAATTTGGCCGTCGATAAATATTATGCTCTCCCTGCATGACGCGTTTTTTTGCAGTTTTTAGTAggtttgcaattttatttaaacagctatgtttttatgaaatgtgttctctttaaatgtaatttactttttttttataattaatgttatcgCCATAATATTCTAATCTTTCTAATATACATTCAATATCATAATGTAaatcataaaaactaatttgtgttactaaatgttaatataacatTTGCAGTAGCTATGTGCCTAGTTATAAGATTTTGAATCAAATTTAAGTATgctcttacccccttattcatagacattattcaTCTAACAACgcagcattgctgtgataacaagtctgtttctcagaaATAAatgatgtgtatgtgtgttcTCTATAATGTATAGCTTCGTTTAATCACACCAATTATAACTTCTAGAAACACAATCAGCTGTTCGAACCACCACATACCCGCTTTTAGAACAAATCATTTAGACTTTAATACCTCATCAGAAAAAGGAGCAATGGGTGGCGGCGCATACAGAAGAGGAAGCGATGACCAAGGCGATAAGCAAATATGGCCACAAACAGTCAGATATCACTCTCAGGAGAGATGAGGACGTGTTAGACACATGGTTCTCGTCCGCTCTCTTCCCCTTCTCTATATTCGGGTGGCCGAATAAGACTGAAGATTTGGCTGTgagtatattgattttatttatttatttcaattagaacggataaaccaattacactaataaagttaataataatatataactatattaaagtatgaaacagatcaataatcgacttaataactaaatgaaatatgcgatatcatgagttaatttcacaataatgcaaacattcatactggatcacGTGGAATTAATAAGCgtgtacaataaaattgtttctgCATGTAGTACCTTTCGTTTGTCTGAGCTGGTTGTGCGATGTGCTATCCCTTACTCTGGCAGTAAGTGATCAAACATACTTCAGAGATAATTTATGTTCAATTGTTTGACAATGATGAGaagttttatatacttttgtttttatcaaataaattccTAATTCTCGTATCAATTATGCGAGGTTACGCGCGCCATTTTCGTGTGCGATAGTACTAACATTCCAGGTTTTAGGTATGAAGTTTTAAGCGGTTGTTGCGCGGCAAGGgatcctaacctaacctaaactcAATTCTCAGTTATTCGTAATTGATACTTGGAATAGGTTACTCAGCCGCGTGAGccaaattaaaacataagacAATTGTTCAGACCCTTTGCCGCTTTCCtaaaaactgttaaaaattGGCTGGTCCCGCAGCGTGTTCGAAAAAGTAATGTTTGAATGGTTCGAGGCAACCCGGTACATATTAGACAGCTGTCGCACGACACGATATTTGGATATTGCTTACTTTAGGGTTTACTTTTAGTGGTATAAGGGGAAAACTCTgatctaaattattttgtttgattgaaagtttttactagttcgctctttctggcggcCGCCGCTCTTCGGCACTGTAACCTGTCTAGCTCCTAAAagacttctcagcccattatgaaacttggcagggattatctatacaatagtagctatttttataaaaaaatatatatataaatatgacaactttgtgaaattcaagtttgaaactttgaaacatatttttttttcaataataaaatatttttctatttccaaatatattataaaaaagctcattaaatgaagtaaatgtttcattgctttatttattttattgtaacttttaaaaAGTTGATAATGGGATAAGAAGTGGCGTATActagccggccagtcaaaacttcagtcctttaactcgctaaccagactttatactttaaaaatattttgtatctcgATCGAGGACacatacaggtataacataatcaaatattactaaaatctgagacatcAACATTTTTTGCGTGCCCGCTCCACGTGGAATGCCCTATAAGAATGATATATTGTTATAGGCCTTCTACCCTGGCAATCTGCTGGAAACCGGCCACGACATCCTGTTCTTCTGGGTGGCCAGGATGGTATTCTTTGGACAAAGGCTGCTCGGCGAACTGCCTTTTAAGTGAGTAGTTGTCGCTTGTTCAGACCGTAAGTCGAACCCGGTAGAAGTTTATACCCAGCAATAAGATCCTACAGGTAATAGATGATGACGATAATGGCCAAAAaacaagcagtgtgtagtcactggtgtgttcctgtttgaagaacattgtagccagtgtaattactggatataataaaacttaacacctcatgtctcaggatggcgagcgcagtggaataccaaacaatactttgtaattcaaggtgttggatggtgtttctactgtttatgggcggtcgtctAGCTTACCACCGAGCGAACGGCTaactcgtctcttcattcaatgaaaaaaaaaagatgataattcataaattttccAGGGAGATATACCTCCATCCGATGGTCCGTGACGCTCACGGGCGCAAGATGTCCAAGTCCCTGGGCAACGTCATCGACCCCGTGGACGTGGTGCGTGGGGTCACGCTGGAGGAGCTGCACAAACAGCTGGAGGACTCCAACCTGGACCCCAGGGAAATCGAGAAGGCCAGGCAGGGGCAGAAGCAGGACTACCCTAACGGCATACCTGAGTGCGGCACTGATGCTTTGAGGTACGGGGatgattttttgtatgttttgtgAGTGCTGGGCGGAATCCACTGACAAGTTAATAAGAGTGGTCAATTTAGAGGTGATGAGGTGACGAGATTTGTTTAAGACTCAATGATGTagattttcaattattaaatacatcGTAACATacactgaaaaaaaatctgaattgaGTAACTTTCTCCAATATTATAGTCGAATAAACCTTACATGGAAAATGATATTTACGGGGTTAAATTAGAGTTAGACTTTTCTTAGCTTTGCAatagattacttttaaaatttacgcAATCAATTGCCCCATCCCACCTTCGGCCTCTCCTCCAACCTTACTAACTACCTCTAATAAATGTTATGGCGCCAGCTCCAGTCAGCTACTCaggaatttttaaaagtagttttCGCAAATATTTTGCCTACACTTCCGAAAGGGTTAATAAAAACCGTTCTCCTAGATTTTGAACATAACATTCGTTCCAGGTTCGCTCTATGCGCGATGACGCAGGGCCGCGACTTGAACCTGGACATCCTGCGCGTGCAGGGGTACCGGTTCTTCTGCAACAAGCTGTGGAACGCGACCAAATTCGCGCTCATGTACTTCCCGAAGAACACCACTTACGAGGTACGGTAAAATGctgtgaattattattattttttaattgctttgaatgacgtgacgagcttgccattcgcttAGTAGTAAACGATACGATGGCactataaacagcagaaacaccatcattaaaaatattttgtaattcaacattttgaattacaaagtattttttggtattttactgcgctcgccatcctgagacatgaaatgttaaatcttattatgtccagtagttacaatggttACAATATGAACCGAGGCTTTCTGTATTCGATtcttaaattatacaaataaaatgaatttataaaaaatatacttatcctGTACTTTATTTTGTGCCAATGCGATGTGACAATAATCATGAAATCGAACTAAATCAAACTATGTGTTACACTGCTTACCGTTCTGCCTATCCCCCAACACTAAACCCTTAATCGTTTCGCAGCTGTTCTCGACGCCGCCCGCCACGCTATCACTGATGGACAGATGGATGTTGTCGCGAGTGGCGCACGCGGTGCAGAAAGTCAACAACGCGTTCGAGGCGTATGACTTCCCCGCCGCCACCACGCTCATCTACAACCTGTGGCTTTACGAACTCTGTGACGTTTACTTGGTAAGTTGGCTTAGAATCGATtcggggcccctcttggcccatagctacattaaactaagcgggcgaccaaaagttcgcactgccttGAAGAGCCCtcaataagtatagatatatctATGGCAAGCAACGTTACTGTTtagaatgaataaataattcgaTAGGTATTTGCACATCAATCTAGGATAGCGTTTTCTACAAATCATGGGCCGCGAGTAGTGTGGCCAGGTCTGTGTTTTAAATCAgtgtaaaagataaaattatcggGATTTAGACACACTACTTTGAACGCATTGTAGCACTCAAAAGAGTGATATCTGCGTCATTTATAAGTGAAGTCAAggcaacattttagtactttactatcaaaccagataaattattgtggacccccattttttggtcacgccatcatggACCCCCGTCAAGTCTCTCGTGTACCCCTGGGGGTctacctggaccactttgggaatcaatggtaTTAACAAATCTGTAAGATATAAACCTGTCTTTGTTCCTTAGGAATCCCTGAAACCAGTGTTTACGGCAGGTTCAGAAACCTCCAAGATGATAGCGCGCCTAACTCTATTCACAACGCTTGACCACGGACTTAAACTTTTGAGTCCCTTCATGCCATTCGTCACTGAGGAGTTGTACCAGCGGCTACCAAGGAAGAACACCGAGAAGTGCTCGTCCATTTGTGTAGCGGAATATCCCAGCGTGAGTTGCGATTtgtgttgttttaatattagtaactgGCTATTAGTCTTTTGAGCcgatattttacatattagatgtagatagtatttttttatttataaatatgtaaaactgcgcaaatgttaatttaaaattgccaCAATCGCCATATTGTGGTATATTATGTTAGTAGTTGACAATCTTAAAAATAGTTTCTGTTTTCAGTACAAAAACACACCGTGGCGTGACGAAAACTTAGAAGAACAAACCGACCTGGTACTCAAAATGATTCACCTCATACGATCAACTCGATCTGAATACAACCTGACCAACAAGCAGAAGACCACAGCGCACCTAATCCTCTCGCCTGAGCTGAAGGTGGAAGAACTCAAGGCTTTGTTTGTGAGTCTGCAGTCGCTTGCGAATAGCGAGTTGAGTGACGAAGAGCCTCCAGCTGGTTGTGCTGTGCTCACCGTGTCAGACAAGATCGAAGTGAGATTGGTATTGAAGGTAAGCAAGGATGTTATGGATTTTGTTAAAGGTGACAGAGGTGGGTAGACAGGTCATCTGGTGTTAATGTTAACGCCTGTGTATGAACTGCTAGATTTTTGGGAATAGGAATTGGAAAGGAGATTCTGTGGGCCTCTGACCATGTTAATAGATGTATCAAATGCACACTAGTGACTaggaaattattgttttatccgATATTCGATTTTTGAATATTGTCAAGCCTTGCagtcaatattatgttttattacggatcttaaaataggtatttaaacCAAAAACCTTTATTTAGGGAGAAAAGATCTTCATGActgattaaaattcaaaaagtatACAAGTAATTGCTGCTTGTGCTCATCACATTAATAATGTATCCATTACAGGGCCTCATCGACCCTCAAAAGGAAATCGCCAAGCTtgaaaagaagaaagaaaatctTTCCCAAACCATCACCAAGCTTCAGCAAGCTATGGCAGCCGAGGACTACGCAGTTAAAGTACCTGAAGACGTCCAGAAAAACAACACAGAGAAATTAGCACAGAATCAAGGAGAGGTCGAGCGATTGGAAGCTGCCATTAAAAGTCTATCATTAATGTAAACTAGGCATTACGACTCGTTACCTTAGTCTTGTCACCAAAAAGTGCAAATACAATAATGCCTTTTTTGGTACcatagaaaataaatgtttattattttttaaaacaatgttctCTATATATATCGGTTAAGGTGAGATTTATGTTGTCTTTACCACAACAAGAACctttatttaagttaaataaggtaataataataatacctctTCTTTCCGAATATTTATTTCTGTGTGAATAAATTATGCTTTTATACAACTTGTGTTTTTGTTCCACCATATAAAAAGGAGGTACTGTTGTTGTTTCTGTAGACGATTTTGTGTTAACATAACTAATAGTTTAGTAATTGGTGTAGTAGGTTTAGTAGTGGTCTGATCACCAAGGGACAATTTTGGGAGGTTTGGTATAAAGAAAAAACTGGTAGCATTGAGTAGCAGTCAAGAAGCTTAATAATGTGGTAGGTTGCCGCTGTATATATCTGAGGTATATATAGctttataaaaacctttttgtttttaattttggaaGCCAGGAACTTTCAATTAGTTCTCTAAGGATAATACTGATTGAGACATCATTTCAGAATCTATATTTTTTCAGTTGTTTATTAAGTGCGACACCGAAAAGTgatacaaatagaaaaaaatcataataaatattattatagtgcgttacaaaaggtatattttttatattttaacgtaGCTTCCACCGTTAttcgtataataaatattataaatttccgAACGACTAATGACTACCGTTTTACATATTGACACAACTGTTCCATCTATTTTCTATACaacagtataaaaatagcattatTATATTGCCATTTCTTTTACACATGGGAAATTCAGATCATACTATTTCATATTTCAGAGTTTTAAAATAGTGCCATTGTGACTTTGACAtatgattgtaaaataaataattctgtgttttgtttctatttatttagaaataacttcttttttttaagttaaaaatagaCGAAGAGAACGTCTATTAGTTACTAGTGTAAAAATCATAGTAAATGGAGTTTCCTACACTCGGTGAACACTGTCAGTTTCTAGACTGTAATCAAACTGATTTTCTGCCTCTACAGTGCAAATGTGCTAAAGTTTTCTGCCGTGAACACTTTAACGAACATTGCCTGTCTGGTGAATGTGAATTGGCGCCGAAACCCAAAGAGGTTAATTTGAAAAATGTCGatcaaatttttaaatgttcagAAAAGGGTTGCAGAAAAGGGAACCTTCATGAAATGGTCTGTGGAAAGTGTAACAAACATTACTGCATCGAGCATCGTTTCCACCCGTAAGTAATCCAaagaaaaatcctttttttcCTAAGAAAATAAACAGCCTTTTTATTTAGTGTatcatattactttttactgTCTTGGTGTTGTTAGCAATCAaaccattaatatttttgataaaatctatttacaaaatttattttacctttattatCCTTGACCTTTTATTGTGACATAGGTTGTagcacaatttatttatatctgacaGATAAAACAACAAAGCTAgggtattttttcatttttgtaaGGCTATTTTATATTGCTGCATTCATTTTTCAGGTCATGTCCAGAAGTAGATGCGGAGACTTTAGCAGCCAAAATAGAAGAGTGGGAGGCCCCAAGACGCCAGTTTCAAGCGGCCAACAAGAATTTGCAAGAAAAGGTCAGTGGCATAGACAGTATCTATCAATATTGTTACTCTTTTGTCGgttgataacaataaaaactgtcTGGACTATCGCTAATTTCATTGTGGACTGAAGTTCATACATTTTCTTCTTTGAATCTAGTTGGTATATaaccaacaaaattttatatttcaaataattttatttttcaaaaaatattaattatgcagCATTTTTCTATGATTGACTgggtattaataattttatattttctaatatctAACCCCAACATTGCCTTTCAAACACATAGGcattttactaaaaattaaatatttgtgggttataatattttttacttaactaACATATAGCTTGCCACGTGTTACAGCTTTGAAACTAACCAACCAGCTTCAGATAGCTTAGTCATAATCGTGTCCAGAGATAGTTCAGAGCCAAAATCCTGTTGCAGATAACAGAAAACATACGCAAAGCCCTTCAGTCTACGGCCAAAGTGAAGACCGCGTCGAAAATACATCTCATGAGAATTAAACAAAAAGCTGTTGGTCCCAAATCCATTCCGGTTTCCGATAGAGTTTACTTTGCCATCAAAAAACCTAAAGATATGTCACCAAAACCGGTAAAAATTGTTGAGGACGAAGACCATTTAGAGAAATTAGATTCGGTAACTTTAGATCCGGATTTGAAGGACACTGTGGCGGTGTTTATTAGCTCCAAGTGGAGCTTAGGCAGGATGATAGACAGTGTTTGCGATACTTGCAACATTAAGAATGATAACAACAAAGTGGGTAATTTGAAACTGAGAATTTTTAGGCAGTTAGATGGTTACTGCATCAATCCTTTCAAAATGGATGTGGAAGTTAGCGAGTTGATGAACGAGGAGGTTCTTCTCGAAGGAGACAAACTTGTTGTAGAATATGTTGACAACTATATCTTAAATAGCGTTGACAAAACCGCTCACATATTTTTGTTCTCGGAATGAGATTTCAGTGTTGCCTGACTGTTTAGGAGAAGGTAGTgtttttgttctatttattttaaataaagattggAATTGGATTCAAAATTGTTTCTGttgtctatttataaatttgcaaTGCGATCGTCGCCTAATATTATCATGATAAAAGCTGCCATAATCTTTTTTTAACTGCATGGCGTGACTAGTAAAACGCGTCTTAGATGGTAACCGCTACAACGATTCATCTATTAAGCAACAACAACCAAGACTTTGTATTGCAAAGCGCAccataatttgtatattttaaggcGTTcgtcataaatttaaattaatattgagaacttaatattaaaagataatcTACTTTCCCAATGTAGCATGGAAATTCAGGCCCTCACATAGCGGTTGCGAATTTACGTAATGATCACGAGCTGGGCATCATGTGTATTTAGTTCAACATTTTTGTGTGAGGCTTGAACTAGTTAACGTAGTTGATACGACTGGCCAAACCAAGCTGGCGTCAATCGTTTTGGAATAAACATCACACATGATGCAGTTCAATattctacattttattattaggaTCATATTGAAACTTCAGAATTGATAAATAATCgtataatataacttataactaaattaatactATGTCTTGATCTCGCTATTCTCCTTGCTGACTTGCGACTGACTCCTCTGGTAGTCCACCAGCGGCAGCAACTGCGCCGGCGTCGACGGATTCGTATTCGCAGTCGGCGGTGGCGTAGCTGCCAATTTATACTTCTCCACCAGCCAATTGCATTTGCCACTTCTTGCTATGAGGTTCAAAAGGTCTCTACGGTactgttttgttaatattgcaTATAGGAATGGATTTGCGCATGCGTTGAGAGGGTAGAAGAAGACTAGCAGAACCTTTCCATGACTGACGTCGACTAGTGGTGCTCCAGCTAATGCCGTCACTCCGAAGAAGGCTACTGGCGCCCAGCATAGCAAATCGGTGCCTATGAGTAAAGCCATTTTGTTAGCTATACGTCGTTCAGCTGCAGCTGCGGCGCGTCTTCCTCCGTAGTTCTCCCCACCACCCCCCAAGGACCTGTATATCTGAACGTAGCATACCACGATCGTGACCCACGCGATAGCATTTGTCAGAAACAAGGACCCCTGGTATATAGCGTCTCCAATGTCCTTACTCTCAACAGGCAAGCATATTGACGTCGACGTGTAGTCCGATACGCCTACCAATGGTAATCCAGCCATGAAGATGGAGAACACCCATCCGCCAATCATAATCTTCGCTGCAGCGGATAAAGAGATTCGTCGTTCCAGATAAATAGCGTACGTTATCGCGAACCATCTCTCCAACGTGACTATCGTGAGGGTGATGACGGACAGCTGGCCAGAGAAGACGGAGAAAAAGCCGGCAATCTTGCAGCCGACGCCGTACTGCCAATTGTAAGCGTAGTTGAAGAATTCTCCGTAGGATCTTAAGTCGACGACGGCTAGCATGAAGAGGTAGAGGCCGGTGCAGAGGTCGGAGAAGGCAAGGTGGCACATGAGGAACCTGGGTACGGTCATCTCGGTGTGGTTGGTGAGCAGCACCAGCAGCACGGCCACGTTGCCGATAATGGCAGCGCTGATGACGAACCACACGCTCGCGCGCAACCACGACCACCCCATCACGTCCTCGCACGGATTAAGAGCGTCCGGGAGTGGCGTGCATTCTATCGTGCGACGGCTGGAAATATGAGAGTtacttctaaaatatataaataatatttaaaggatTTGCGTTTCTAAAACTTATAAGGAACTTGATAAGTGCAAATTTCTAACATAGTTTGCGCACTTTCTTTTCATAAGTATCGCCTTTTGAtagtaatatattgtaattaaatatatatcctcttttaatatttttttactaaaattatatatcagtATTACCTAATACTAAAATTCCCGCACTCTGACTGTACGGAGACGCGTCCAGTATCATTGACTAGGTCGTGGAATTGTCCGTCGTCTTCGTCCTCATAACTGCCAGAGTCCCCGAAGTAGTCTTCGAAGTTCTCGTACTCTTCACTGGTGGTGGCGGTAGACGCGTCGTTTTCTAAAGGCCTGTTGAGGATtgcaattcatttaaaaaaccCAATGACAAGATGGGATGCTGGTATGATAAGCCACACGACCGCACATGCACAAAGCACTGCATCACGCTCCATGGCACTCATCAGCCTAACATAATGGTAGGAAAGAAAATCATGATACGTGAAAGAAAAAGAGTATATATGAATGAGGAATGCGGATAAGATGTTTTGTTGAAACTAGCGCCAAGGCGtttgtacttaataataattacaattttatgttgTTCATATGATTGGACGTTTTCCAAAAGAACAAACGACTTAGTAAAAGTCGGAAGAAGTCGCTTTCAACAGGTTGgtctgaaaatctttagggcttatgttcaacagtggatgTCCATGACTAGTGATGTGATATGACTCACGTGACAGTCTGTCCAGTGTATCTGATAGCTCTGATCGGCTCCAGCGATCTGCGTCTTCTGTGTTTAGCTTCGTTGTTCTTTAAACATCTCTGTTGgagaaacataaataatgtgatttaaaatttacagtATTGTATTGTGTTACATAAAAAAGCTTTTGATACCGTGTCACATTCAAGTATATGGACCGCCCTGCAAGCCCAGAAAGTTGAACAAGAGtacatagatataattaaaaacatttacaaaggTAGtacagcaaaaataaaactagaatcCACTGGTCCTACGTTCTCTATCGGAAGAGGCGTGAAACAAGGCGACCCGCTGTctccaaaattatttatatccatCCTAgagtcaataataaaaatactcaacTGGGAAAAGACAGGATTAAACATCAATGGCAAGTATTTATCCCACCTACGTTTCGCAGATGACTTAATTCTGCTGTCAGAATCTAGCACACAATTGCAAAACATGATTGATTCACTAAACACAGCTAGTAAACAGGTAGGACTAGAAATGAATTTATCGAAAACAATGGTCATGACAAATAGTATACAGAGAAGAATATCAGTGGAAAATGAAAATCTGAAATATACAGAGAAATACATCTACCTAGGAAAACAAATTGGCTTCAATAGAAAGCAAAACGAACTAGAAGTAAAACGAAGAGTACAAAATACTTGGAACAAGTACTGGTCCTTAAAAGAGATATTCAAAAGTAACATGccaataaatatcaaaacaaaagtcATGACGTCATGCCTCCTACCGTGCCTAACCTACGCATGTCAAACTTGGAAATATACAtccaaattaaaaagcaaaattacCACCTGCCAACGCGGAATAGAACGAAGTATGCTCAATATTAAAAAGATGCAAAAAATTCGTCACACAAAAATTAGAGAAACCACTAAAGCGACGGATGCTCTAACCTACGCTAAGAAACTAAAATGGAAGTGGGCTGGGCACATAGCGAGGCTAAAGGACGAGAGATGGACTAGCAGGGTTACAACGTGGAAAGGTCCAATCGGCAAACGTCTCAAAGGCAGACCCCACACGAGATGGGAAGACGAGCTGATAAAAATAGCTGGTACCTGCTGGCCGCAAATAGTTCAGGACAGAGACATATGGAATTCTTTAGAAGAGGCCTTCACCTTCACTTGAGGAGGGGTTCATGCAAACAATCAATCTTCCTATATataaacttttct
This portion of the Manduca sexta isolate Smith_Timp_Sample1 chromosome 14, JHU_Msex_v1.0, whole genome shotgun sequence genome encodes:
- the LOC115446551 gene encoding valine--tRNA ligase gives rise to the protein MTDNEPQNEPAGDQPQEKTAKQLEKEAKKAAKLEKLKAKLDKKSTAPAVPKDKPEKKAKETKESAVYTANTAPGEKKDVSGAMPDAYSPRYVEAAWYAWWEKQGFFKPEHGRKSVSEVNPKGKFVMVIPPPNVTGTLHLGHALTNAVQDAIIRWNRMKGLTTLWNPGCDHAGIATQVVVEKKLWKEEKKTRHELGRDEFIKRVWAWKEEKGGRIYEQLRSLGSSYDWSRERFTMDPSMCYAVNEAFIRLYESNDIYRANRIVNWCCTLKSAISDIEVDKMELSGRTMLSVPGYSQKVEFGVLVYFAYKTSNCEDEIVVATTRIETMIADVAIAVHPDDERYKHLVGKYVVHPIVERKIPIIADTYVDKEFGTGAVKISSAHDVNDFEIAKRHGLQYINIFSDDGLMLDNCGEFSGKKRYDVRRELVKKLDELKLYRETKDHSMVVPMCSRTKDVVEPMLKPQWWVRCDKMAEHAKKVVEAGDLKIIPEVHTKTWNNWMDNIRDWCISRQLWWGHQIPAYKVNVRSREKKEQWVAAHTEEEAMTKAISKYGHKQSDITLRRDEDVLDTWFSSALFPFSIFGWPNKTEDLAAFYPGNLLETGHDILFFWVARMVFFGQRLLGELPFKEIYLHPMVRDAHGRKMSKSLGNVIDPVDVVRGVTLEELHKQLEDSNLDPREIEKARQGQKQDYPNGIPECGTDALRFALCAMTQGRDLNLDILRVQGYRFFCNKLWNATKFALMYFPKNTTYELFSTPPATLSLMDRWMLSRVAHAVQKVNNAFEAYDFPAATTLIYNLWLYELCDVYLESLKPVFTAGSETSKMIARLTLFTTLDHGLKLLSPFMPFVTEELYQRLPRKNTEKCSSICVAEYPSYKNTPWRDENLEEQTDLVLKMIHLIRSTRSEYNLTNKQKTTAHLILSPELKVEELKALFVSLQSLANSELSDEEPPAGCAVLTVSDKIEVRLVLKGLIDPQKEIAKLEKKKENLSQTITKLQQAMAAEDYAVKVPEDVQKNNTEKLAQNQGEVERLEAAIKSLSLM
- the LOC115446557 gene encoding follicle-stimulating hormone receptor, producing the protein MHWSFHVLAACVFLLVRLPSSHAAEGMSVVLHQTNITRLTARAIHAAGYHLHKVEHLSIMGAPKLEHIAVEDLSKMPNLKSFFITQAPLLHRVATLPALPELRTFIITTSGLVEVPNLSHVHDSKKANTSLSYLQAIDLEGNHIKRIPSHALRVRADQVSLNYNLIEEVPAHAFKNAQISKLSFKGNNNLRRLDEHAFAGNLLLRQLDLSNTAITSLPTKGLEKLEVLRIEKTPSLKYIPSIYEFQQLEKAFLTHHFHCCAFAFPERHNPARHKLYEAQLAMMKERCLKNNEAKHRRRRSLEPIRAIRYTGQTVTPLENDASTATTSEEYENFEDYFGDSGSYEDEDDGQFHDLVNDTGRVSVQSECGNFSISRRTIECTPLPDALNPCEDVMGWSWLRASVWFVISAAIIGNVAVLLVLLTNHTEMTVPRFLMCHLAFSDLCTGLYLFMLAVVDLRSYGEFFNYAYNWQYGVGCKIAGFFSVFSGQLSVITLTIVTLERWFAITYAIYLERRISLSAAAKIMIGGWVFSIFMAGLPLVGVSDYTSTSICLPVESKDIGDAIYQGSLFLTNAIAWVTIVVCYVQIYRSLGGGGENYGGRRAAAAAERRIANKMALLIGTDLLCWAPVAFFGVTALAGAPLVDVSHGKVLLVFFYPLNACANPFLYAILTKQYRRDLLNLIARSGKCNWLVEKYKLAATPPPTANTNPSTPAQLLPLVDYQRSQSQVSKENSEIKT